A genome region from Phalacrocorax carbo chromosome 27, bPhaCar2.1, whole genome shotgun sequence includes the following:
- the APOF gene encoding apolipoprotein F: MAQALLFLLLLSVGGSTLSAARPGPAARDQAAARALLVQLAEHVPPQALPRHAVSCQDLQPEALPGFAQLPPLARALARAAMALALSGAACGPQAEAEVLGLSRELGPAAAAALLRGLARLRGAPASKVLPLLLSLVQPCVAPTQPQGPTASAHPTPPRAPVTAEGLQVLPGAGARAWLPACGRATRHQSRHRREYEDACNPSGEEEAHRVLEWVPGVSTFYNLGTSLYYAFQGCRALASTRALEVAEDLGYASLAALAGGTGGPAALGLQLGLQPGLKAGVRALVSYFTSDGDPLPAPTAHSGPVVIV; the protein is encoded by the coding sequence ATGGCCCAggctctgctcttcctcctgctcctcagcGTGGGGGGCAGCACCCtctccgccgcccgccccgggccggcTGCCCGTGACCAGGCTGCGGCACGGGCGCTGCtggtgcagctggcagagcatgTCCCGCCACAGGCCCTGCCGCGACATGCGGTCTCGTGCCAGGACCTGCAGCCCGAGGCCCTGCCCGGCTTCGCCCAGCTCCCGCCGCTGGCCCGTGCCCTGGCCCGCGCCGCCATGGCCCTGGCGCTGAGCGGGGCTGCCTGCGGGCCCCAGGCCGAGGCGGAGGTGCTGGGGCTGTCCCGGGAGCTGGGTcccgccgcagccgccgcgCTGCTGCGGGGGCTGGCGCGGCTGCGGGGCGCCCCAGCCTCCAAGGTGctgcccctcctcctcagccTGGTGCAGCCCTGCGTGgcacccacccagccccagggccccACGGCCAGCGCCCACCCCACTCCACCCAGGGCGCCGGTCACGGCTGAGGGGCTCCAGGTGCTCCCAGGGGCCGGGGCCCGAGCCTGGCTGCCTGCGTGCGGCCGAGCCACCCGGCACCAGTCCCGGCACCGGCGGGAGTACGAGGACGCCTGCAACCCGtcgggggaggaggaggcccACAGGGTGCTGGAGTGGGTGCCGGGCGTCAGCACCTTCTACAACCTGGGCACCAGCCTCTACTATGCCTTCCAGGGCTGCAGGGCCCTGGCTTCCACGCGGGCCCTGGAGGTCGCCGAGGACCTGGGCTACGCCAGCCTGGCCGCCCTCGCCGGCGGCACAGGCGGCCCTGCGGCCCTGGGGttgcagctggggctgcagccggGGCTCAAGGCCGGTGTGCGGGCGCTCGTCAGCTACTTCACATCGGATGGGGACCCCCTACCGGCCCCCACCGCCCACAGCGGCCCGGTCGTCATTGTCTGA
- the STAT2 gene encoding signal transducer and activator of transcription 2 yields the protein MAQWQEVQSLANAYQEQVHQLYAGAMLPMVVRQCLAAWIEDQNWRQAAEPLSSHARMLFHSLLALLGERLGSPGLGDEDFMLKHNLRKARRDLQAEFEESPEKFANLVANLLQEEQRILRLAQTRGQGGATVAPSAPPESDREQQIQRRLAEFHVALQEAERTFRHLEDLQDTFDFCFKVHYQPGENRTNDPQYAQQIQALQAKLQILDRQRREVLAQMQQLLGRSETLQDFLQQELEAWRERQQRACLGAPANTHLRPLETWFTELGQGLFQLLQLLRALGDLRQKVTYERDPLKAETPLLERRLQEQLNYLLQRAFVVEQQPSMPNACKRPLVLRTASKFSARARLLVRLHDRNHRMEAKIHIDRDPPKIKGFRRFNILTSSSKTLLAGDSPQDGLVCDFQYLTLKEQKDSRSGKGGKGAGEGPLVVTEELHLITFTLAYAYCGLELELETSTLPFVIISNNNQLSSAWASILWFNMLSSSPKDLQFFSKPPPAPWPRLAEVLSWQFESVAERGLSREHLLMLAEKLFGSKPPPESTLTWPKFSKDGASGFSFWAWLDGILGLLQEHLKQLWKDGLILGFVSRKQEKKLLKGKRTGTFLIRFSESILGGVTCTWVEHPESGPPAFRAVVPYTMAELASLALPDIIRDYQLLVEENVPENPLQFLYPDTARDEAFGPYYSQRQEGNLTEQKKYLNRRLIRVSSRQANESWQTEEELVVATENLDTLRLQPGGLSTEQPGGMEPLPPGGLGTPQVTSGNLGMLQVMDRSPGTLQARSPGTLQPSSPGTLQMMSVSPETQQPGGSGTLQPGPQGLEPPQPLQVGSGVSAMLQPGIGDQEPQLVLQLVPEGQGTLQVGPGGVRTLQVLPRGLGVLQHVGPEDQGTQQVGLGAVEPQLVLQLVPEGQGTLQVGPGGLGTLQVLPTRLEVLQPVAGDAGMLQQVGPADTGLLLPVPGAVEQLLVPEGQEMLPPELRDLELLPGSPDVQELLQLAAELEPGSGTLETLEVADLMPDTLEPVDGGLGPGLAGRAALLDPHDPFLPQPEDAVLPTVSSLFAADFPPLHIDANDFQ from the exons ATGGCACAGTGGCAGGAGGTGCAGAGTTTGGCCAATGCCTACCAGGAGCAGGTCCACCAGCTGTACGCGGGGGCGATGCTGCCCATGGTAGTGCGGCAGTGCCTGGCTGCATGGATCGAGGACCAGAACTG GCGCCAGGCGGCCGAGCCGCTCTCTTCCCATGCCCGGATGCTCTTCCATTCCTTGCTGGCGCTGCTGGGTGAGCGTCTGGGCAGTCCGGGGCTGGGCGATGAGGACTTCATGCTGAAACACAACCTGCGCAAGGCCCGCCGTGACCTCCAG GCCGAGTTTGAGGAGTCCCCAGAGAAGTTTGCCAACCTGGTGGCTaacctgctgcaggaggagcagcgGATCCTGCGCCTGGCACAAACCAGGGGGCAG GGGGGGGCCACCGTGGCACCCAGCGCACCCCCGGAGAGCGACCGGGAGCAGCAGATCCAGCGGCGCCTGGCCGAGTTCCACGTGGCCCTGCAG gAGGCTGAACGCACCTTCCGGCACCTGGAGGACCTGCAGGACACCTTTGACTTCTGCTTCAAGGTGCACTACCAGCCAG GCGAGAACAGGACCAACGACCCCCAGTATGCCCAGCAGATCCAAGCCCTCCAGGCCAAGCTGCAGATCCTGGACCGGCAGCGGCGG GAGGTGCTGGCTCAGATGCAGCAGCTTCTGGGGCGCAGTGAGACCCTGCAGGActtcctgcagcaggagctggaggccTGGCGGGAGCGGCAGCAGCGTGCCTGCCTGGGGGCCCCCGCCAACACCCACCTGCGCCCGCTGGAGACCTG GTTCACGGAGCTGGGCCAAGGGCtattccagctgctgcagctgctgcggGCGCTGGGGGACCTGCGGCAGAAAGTGACCTACGAGAGGGACCCGCTGAAGGCAGAGACCCCCCTCCTGGAGCGgcggctgcaggagcagctcaactacctgctgcagag GGCCTTTGTGGTGGAGCAGCAGCCCAGCATGCCCAACGCCTGCAAGCGCCCGCTGGTGCTGCGCACGGCCAGCAAGTTCTCTGCCCGCGCCCGCCTGCTCGTCCGCCTCCACGACCGCAACCACCGCATGGAGGCCAAGATCCACATTGACAG GGACCCCCCTAAGATAAAAGG GTTTCGCAGGTTCAACATCCTGACATCAAGCAGCAAAACCCTCTTGGCAGGGGACAGTCCCCAGGACGGGCTGGTCTGCGACTTCCAGTACCTT ACACTGAAGGAGCAGAAAGACAGCAGGTCGGGCAAGGGCGGCAAAGGTGCTGGCGAG GGTCCCCTGGTCGTGACGGAGGAGCTGCACCTCATCACTTTCACGCTGGCATATGCCTACTGcgggctggagctggagctggag ACCTCCACGCTGCCCTTCGTCATCATCTCAAACAACAACCAGCTCTCCAGTGCCTGGGCCTCCATCCTCTGGTTCAacatgctcagcagcagccctaAG GACCTACAGTTCTTCTCCAAGCCTCCCCCGGCGCCCTGGCCCCGGCTGGCCGAGGTGCTGAGCTGGCAGTTCGAGAGCGTGGCCGAGCGGGGCCTGAGCAGGGAGCACCTCCTCATGCTGGCCGAGAAGCTCTTCG GTTCGAAGCCGCCTCCGGAGAGCACCCTGACCTGGCCCAAGTTCTCCAAG GACGGTGCCTCTGGCTTCTCCTTCTGGGCCTGGCTGGACGGCATCCTGGGGCTGCTTCAGGAGCACCTCAAGCAGCTCTGGAAGGATGG GCTCATCCTGGGCTTCGTGAGCCGGAAGCAAGAGAAGAAGCTGCTGAAGGGGAAGCGGACAGGGACGTTCCTGATCCGGTTCAGTGAGAGCATCCTCGGCGGGGTCACCTGCACCTGGGTGGAGCACCCTGAGAGTG GGCCCCCTGCTTTCCGGGCTGTGGTTCCCTACACCATGGCAGAGCTGGCATCCCTGGCCCTGCCCGACATCATCCGTGACTACCAGCTGCTGGTGGAGGAGAATGTCCCTGAGAACCCCCTCCAGTTCCTGTACCCGGACACCGCCCGCGACGAGGCCTTTGGGCCCTACTACAGCCAGCGGCAGGAGG GGAACCTAACGGAGCAGAAGAAATACCTGAACCGACGCCTCATCCGTGTGTCCTCCAG GCAGGCGAATGAGTCATGGCAGACAGAAGAGGAGTTGGTGGTGGCCACAGAAAACCTGGACACGCTGAGGCTGCAGCCCGGTGGCCTGTCGACAGAGCAGCCTGGTGGCATGGAACCACTGCCGCCTGGGGGCTTGGGGACACCACAGGTCACCTCTGGGAATCTGGGCATGCTGCAGGTGATGGACAGGAGCCCAGGGACCCTGCAGGCCAGGAGCCCAGGGACGCTGCAGCCCTCGAGCCCAGGGACACTGCAGATGATGTCCGTGAGCCCAGAGACACAACAGCCTGGGGGCTCGGGGACACTACAGCCAGGGCCCCAAGGCCTGGAGCCACCACAGCCATTGCAGGTGGGATCGGGGGTCTCGGCGATGCTACAGCCAGGGATTGGGGACCAAGAACCacagctggtgctgcagctggtCCCTGAGGGCCAGGGGACACTGCAGGTGGGACCAGGAGGTGTGAGGACGCTGCAGGTGTtgcccaggggtttgggggtgctgcAGCACGTGGGACCTGAGGACCAGGGGACACAGCAAGTGGGACTTGGGGCTGTGGAGCCACAGCTGGTGTTGCAGCTAGTCCCCGAGGGCCAGGGGACACTGCAGGTGGGACCAGGGGGCTTGGGGACACTGCAGGTGCTGCCTACAAGGCTGGAGGTGCTGCAGCCGGTGgctggggatgcagggatgctgcagcaaGTGGGACCTGCAGACACGGGACTGCTGCTGCCGGTGCCGGGAGctgtggagcagctgctggtccctgagggGCAGGAGATGCTGCCACCGGAGCTGAGGGacctggagctgctgcctgggagcCCAGATGTGCAGGAGCTCCTGCAGCtcgctgcagagctggagccagGCTCGGGGACGCTGGAGACGCTGGAGGTGGCGGACCTGATGCCTGACACACTGGAGCCCGTGGATGGGGGGCTGGGCCCTGGGCTGGCGG GCAGGGCCGCGCTCCTGGACCCCCACGACCCATTCCTGCCGCAGCCCGAGGATGCAGTGCTGCCCACCGTCAGCTCCCTCTTCGCTGCTGACTTCCCCCCACTCCACATCGATGCCAACGACTTCCAGTga
- the IL23A gene encoding interleukin-23 subunit alpha isoform X1, with translation MAPLRHLCLCLPLLLLLPPPAAPAPTPAPRTDWAACRSLSLELSQRLMSLKEPHRVLEDTHLSEEDPENWPPRIRCSDACDPSTLDTNNTHCLQRILQGLKHYRDLLGSDIFTTRPLHQLQATLNQLLDQLLAPHQQERNEPHRHHMEPSEAWARPLLQRLALQRLQSFTAIMGRVFTHSASPH, from the exons ATGGCCCCTCTCCGccacctctgcctctgcctcccgctgctgctgctgctgccgccgcccgcggccccggccccgacCCCGGCCCCCCGCACCGACTGGGCCGCCTGCAGGAGCCTCTCCCTGGAGCTGTCGCAGCGGCTGATGTCCCTCAAGGAGCCGCACCGGGTCCTG GAGGACACGCACCTGAGTGAGGAGGACCCTGAGAACTGGCCTCCCCGGATCCGCTGCAGTGACGCCTGTGACCCCTCCACACTGGACACCAACAATACG cactgcctgcagcgCATCCTCCAGGGGCTGAAGCACTACCGGGACCTGCTGGGCTCTGACATCTTCACCACCCgccccctgcaccagctgcaggcCACGCTGAACCAGCTGCTGGACCAGCTGCTGGCTCCCCACCAG CAGGAGCGCAATGAGCCCCACCGCCACCACATGGAGCCCAGCGAGGCCTGGGCCCGCCCGTTGCTGCAGCGCCTGGCACTCCAGCGGCTCCAGTCCTTCACCGCCATCATGGGCCGTGTCTTCACCCACAGCGCCAGCCCGCACTGA
- the IL23A gene encoding interleukin-23 subunit alpha isoform X2 has protein sequence MAPLRHLCLCLPLLLLLPPPAAPAPTPAPRTDWAACRSLSLELSQRLMSLKEPHRVLEDTHLSEEDPENWPPRIRCSDACDPSTLDTNNTHCLQRILQGLKHYRDLLGSDIFTTRPLHQLQATLNQLLDQLLAPHQERNEPHRHHMEPSEAWARPLLQRLALQRLQSFTAIMGRVFTHSASPH, from the exons ATGGCCCCTCTCCGccacctctgcctctgcctcccgctgctgctgctgctgccgccgcccgcggccccggccccgacCCCGGCCCCCCGCACCGACTGGGCCGCCTGCAGGAGCCTCTCCCTGGAGCTGTCGCAGCGGCTGATGTCCCTCAAGGAGCCGCACCGGGTCCTG GAGGACACGCACCTGAGTGAGGAGGACCCTGAGAACTGGCCTCCCCGGATCCGCTGCAGTGACGCCTGTGACCCCTCCACACTGGACACCAACAATACG cactgcctgcagcgCATCCTCCAGGGGCTGAAGCACTACCGGGACCTGCTGGGCTCTGACATCTTCACCACCCgccccctgcaccagctgcaggcCACGCTGAACCAGCTGCTGGACCAGCTGCTGGCTCCCCACCAG GAGCGCAATGAGCCCCACCGCCACCACATGGAGCCCAGCGAGGCCTGGGCCCGCCCGTTGCTGCAGCGCCTGGCACTCCAGCGGCTCCAGTCCTTCACCGCCATCATGGGCCGTGTCTTCACCCACAGCGCCAGCCCGCACTGA